One Torulaspora globosa chromosome 5, complete sequence DNA window includes the following coding sequences:
- the CAF40 gene encoding CCR4-NOT core subunit CAF40 (ancestral locus Anc_3.72), with product MFATQNPYGGEFSQGMVTQNAPQPQQQQQPGQGAHALDDPNVYHWICQLAYGPQREQALLELGRKREQFEDLAVVLWSSFGVMASLLNEIISVYPMLEPQLLSNQLSNRVCNALVLLQCVASHPETKHLFLQAHIPLFLFPFLNTTSRQRTFEYLRLTSLGVIGALVKNDSQEVISFLLRTDIIPLCLRIMQSSSELSKTVAIFILQKILLDDIGLQYICATMERFYAVTNVLRDMVDQLTLHTPPGRLLKHIIRCYLRLSDNLEARRLLKVALPQKLRDNTFTEILRDDVGSKRCLAQLLLTLNEDSS from the coding sequence ATGTTTGCCACTCAGAACCCGTATGGAGGCGAGTTTTCGCAGGGTATGGTGACGCAGAATGCGCCGCAaccgcagcagcagcagcagcctgGGCAGGGAGCACACGCGTTGGACGACCCAAACGTTTATCATTGGATATGCCAGCTGGCATACGGGCCGCAGAGAGAGCAGGCATTGTTGGAGTTGGGCCGCAAACGCGAGCAATTCGAGGATCTGGCGGTGGTGCTGTGGTCGTCCTTTGGGGTGATGGCGTCGCTGTTGAACGAGATTATATCGGTGTATCCGATGTTGGAGCCGCAGCTGTTGTCGAACCAGCTATCGAACCGGGTGTGCAACGCGCTGGTGCTGCTACAGTGTGTGGCGTCGCATCCCGAGACGAAGCATCTGTTCTTGCAGGCGCATATCCCGCTGTTCTTGTTCCCGTTTCTGAACACCACGTCGAGGCAGAGAACCTTCGAGTATCTGAGGCTGACGTCGCTCGGGGTGATCGGGGCGCTGGTCAAGAATGACTCGCAGGAGGTGATCAGTTTCCTGCTCCGGACCGACATCATACCGCTGTGTCTCAGGATCATGCAGTCGTCGTCGGAGCTGTCCAAGACGGTGGCGATCTTCATCCTGCAGAAGATCCTGCTCGACGACATCGGTCTCCAGTACATCTGCGCTACGATGGAGAGGTTCTACGCCGTGACAAACGTGCTCAGAGACATGGTCGACCAGCTGACCCTGCACACGCCGCCGGGCAGACTGCTCAAACACATCATAAGGTGCTATCTGAGATTGAGCGACAACCTCGAGGCAAGAAGGCTCTTGAAAGTCGCGTTGCCGCAGAAGCTCAGAGACAACACGTTCACAGAGATACTACGGGACGACGTCGGGTCCAAGAGGTGTCTCGCGCAGCTGCTCCTGACGCTCAACGAGGACTCCTCGTGA
- the PCL1 gene encoding Pcl1p (ancestral locus Anc_3.70) → MSEYDKALKVLMKSPVTDEMIRFLTNCTLKVLPTPAQNYPTPPASPGCNRLPSLMSFVTRLVRHTNVYTSTLLTTVCYLNRLKCILPRDASGIPSTIHRIFLACLILSAKFHNDSSPLNKHWAKYTDGLFTVNDVNLMERQLVQLLNWDLRVTNDDLILDLRPLLEPIVDDIERTARHRRKLQRHPLRRNCAGAVPYEHQRNVSICSDLSSATLVESASNSSLRLDKEIWNHHGLELPTSLSSESLVDRSSWTLLENDFNQLLLQHGF, encoded by the coding sequence ATGAGTGAATACGAcaaggctttgaaagtgTTGATGAAGTCGCCCGTGACGGACGAGATGATACGGTTCTTGACCAATTGCACGTTGAAAGTGCTTCCCACGCCCGCTCAGAACTACCCGACTCCGCCAGCATCGCCCGGGTGCAACAGACTGCCCTCTTTGATGAGTTTCGTCACCCGTCTCGTGAGACACACCAACGTTTACACCTCGACGCTGCTGACCACGGTGTGCTACTTAAACAGACTGAAATGCATTCTCCCCAGGGATGCGTCGGGCATCCCGTCGACGATCCACCGCATCTTTCTCGCGTGTCTGATCCTGAGTGCCAAGTTCCACAACGATTCGTCGCCCTTGAACAAGCACTGGGCCAAGTACACAGACGGCCTGTTCACCGTCAACGACGTCAACCTCATGGAGAGACAGCTGGTCCAGCTGCTCAACTGGGACCTCCGCGTCACCAACGATGACCTGATCCTCGACCTCAGACCGCTGCTCGAGCCCATCGTCGACGACATCGAGCGCACCGCGCGACACAGACGCAAGCTACAGAGACACCCGCTCAGAAGGAACTGCGCTGGCGCAGTTCCTTACGAGCACCAGAGAAACGTGTCGATCTGCTCAGATCTAAGCAGCGCCACGCTGGTCGAATCTGCCTCCAACAGCAGTCTACGTCTCGACAAGGAAATATGGAACCACCACGGCCTGGAACTGCCGACAAGCCTCAGTTCCGAGTCGCTGGTCGACAGATCCAGCTGGACCCTACTCGAGAATGATTTCAACCAGCTACTACTGCAGCACGGTTTCTAG
- the RFC3 gene encoding replication factor C subunit 3 (ancestral locus Anc_3.69) — protein sequence MSEVVEAKLDNGLPWVEKYRPTTLDDVCGQNEVVSIVRKFVSEGQLPHLLFYGPPGTGKTSTVVALAREIYGKNYSNMVLELNASDDRGIDVVRNQIKDFASTRQIFSRGFKLVILDEADAMTNAAQNALRRIIERYTKNTRFCILANYAHKLTPALLSRCTRFRFQPLPKEALERRMNRVLASEHLKMSENARDALLKLSRGDMRRVLNVLQACQATLDDPQEQEVTEDTVYDCCGAPRPSDLETILASILNDDWTTAYYTLNKLSSAKGLALIDLIEGFVDILEGYEMKVQEARIAILTQLSDIEYAISRGGNDRIQGSAVIGVIKSGFEMEAAKT from the coding sequence ATGTCAGAGGTGGTTGAAGCAAAACTGGACAACGGATTGCCCTGGGTGGAGAAGTACAGACCAACGACGCTGGACGATGTATGCGGACAAAATGAAGTGGTGAGCATAGTTCGCAAGTTCGTCAGCGAAGGCCAATTGCCCCATTTGCTGTTCTACGGGCCTCCAGGCACCGGTAAGACGTCGACGGTGGTTGCGCTAGCGAGAGAGATCTACGGGAAGAACTATTCGAACATGGTTCTGGAGCTGAATGCGTCCGACGACCGTGGTATCGACGTGGTGCGCAACCAGATCAAGGATTTTGCCTCTACGAGGCAGATATTCTCGAGGGGCTTCAAGCTGGTCATTCTGGATGAAGCTGATGCGATGACAAACGCAGCACAAAACGCGCTGAGACGCATCATCGAGCGGTACACCAAGAACACTAGGTTCTGCATCCTGGCCAACTACGCCCACAAGCTGACGCCGGCGCTGCTGAGCAGATGCACGCGGTTCCGGTTCCAACCGCTTCCGAAGGAGGCGCTGGAACGCAGAATGAACCGGGTGCTGGCCAGCGAGCATCTGAAGATGAGCGAGAACGCCCGGGATGCGCTGCTCAAGCTCTCCCGCGGCGACATGAGACGAGTGCTCAACGTGCTGCAGGCCTGCCAGGCGACTCTGGACGATCCGCAGGAGCAGGAAGTCACAGAGGACACGGTCTACGACTGTTGCGGGGCGCCAAGACCGTCAGACCTCGAGACGATCCTAGCATCGATCCTGAACGACGACTGGACCACCGCCTACTACACTCTGAACAAGCTGAGCAGCGCAAAAGGCCTCGCGCTGATAGACCTCATCGAGGGCTTTGTCGACATCCTCGAGGGTTACGAAATGAAAGTGCAGGAGGCGAGAATCGCCATCCTGACCCAGCTGAGCGACATCGAGTACGCAATCTCCAGAGGAGGCAACGACCGCATACAGGGCAGTGCCGTCATCGGAGTGATCAAGAGCGGATTCGAGATGGAAGCTGCGAAAACTTAA
- the MID1 gene encoding Mid1p (ancestral locus Anc_3.68), with the protein MFLSSTLVRSARRPSGYWSLMWWCLILFVSLALAFEPFDGFGAFQESQNVTIKKDGNLGSALDAKSGSPGIINPGNIYEWTPISANISSGERNVFVFTVDGNSTRLGIATSYEILIFLSGNICSQPSGSSDKALRVSYSFDESVQTNSSLGHYATFENGYMQALAVSPLRVSDANATAKYSSLYVVVEPVNTTTNTALSATAEDVWHYKLSISENDLVYQWDTRTWLNVLDTDHNSALLVTGNVTADAQQFSNSSIYDTSLYDLYVYSFEESLKLDSSLNISLCAITNGPYIVSSVDSNNTGDSGHGLERTALGIEKTLTNRMYTYQEQFYVTGLNSSSTYVAYLTKRIGKKGNLSDVGGVLFSKQYFSTRGSNACSLIFGLPFCYGVAYSVPSPSKAPNNKTAIAATYDRVAESLYANFSKALQIIPCDTEMDARYSPVRTCKDCARSYRDWLCAVTIPRCTDTASEYYAFREKNDNRNDYLNNEIQPIADYYEMLPCIDMCYAVARDCPSDFMFACPSVNDKIDAKFRSYNSLDLDDLLQAVQTCNFIGNATELFRELFP; encoded by the coding sequence ATGTTCTTGTCAAGCACGCTAGTGAGATCTGCCAGACGGCCTAGTGGCTATTGGTCGCTTATGTGGTGGTGCTTGATACTGTTCGTCTCACTGGCTCTGGCATTCGAGCCCTTTGACGGCTTTGGAGCGTTCCAAGAGAGCCAGAATGTTACGATAAAGAAAGACGGCAATTTGGGTAGCGCACTGGATGCGAAGTCAGGTTCTCCTGGAATCATCAATCCTGGTAACATTTACGAATGGACGCCAATATCGGCGAATATCTCCAGCGGTGAAAGAAACGTTTTTGTCTTTACTGTGGACGGGAATTCTACACGCCTGGGAATCGCTACATCGTATGAGatcctcatctttctcaGTGGAAATATCTGCTCACAACCCAGTGGCAGCAGCGATAAGGCCCTGAGGGTTTCGTACTCCTTCGACGAGTCTGTTCAGACCAATTCATCGCTGGGTCACTATGCGACGTTCGAAAATGGCTATATGCAAGCATTGGCGGTGAGCCCACTCCGTGTCTCGGACGCCAATGCCACTGCCAAGTATTCTAGTTTGTATGTGGTGGTGGAGCCGGTAAATACAACCACCAATACTGCGTTGAGTGCGACCGCGGAGGACGTTTGGCACTACAAACTGAGTATATCGGAGAACGATCTAGTTTACCAGTGGGATACTAGGACGTGGTTGAATGTGCTGGATACAGACCATAACTCGGCACTGCTAGTGACCGGTAACGTTACCGCGGATGCTCAGCAGTTTTCGAACAGCTCGATTTACGACACCTCGCTATACGATCTGTACGTCTATTCCTTCGAGGAGTCCCTGAAACTAGATTCATCACTCAATATCTCCCTCTGTGCTATCACAAACGGGCCATATATCGTGTCGTCAGTGGACTCAAACAATACCGGGGACAGCGGGCATGGTTTGGAGAGAACCGCACTGGGGATCGAGAAAACGTTGACTAATCGGATGTATACTTACCAGGAGCAGTTCTACGTGACAGGACTGAATTCGTCGTCTACCTACGTGGCATACCTCACCAAGAGAATCGGTAAGAAAGGGAATCTATCTGACGTTGGTGGCGTACTCTTTTCGAAGCAGTATTTTTCTACAAGAGGGTCAAACGCTTGTTCGTTAATATTTGGTCTTCCCTTCTGTTACGGAGTCGCATACTCAGTACCGTCGCCCTCAAAAGCACCAAACAACAAGACAGCCATCGCCGCCACTTACGATAGAGTTGCAGAATCGCTGTACGCGAACTTCAGCAAGGCGCTACAGATTATTCCATGCGATACAGAGATGGATGCCAGATACTCTCCGGTCAGAACGTGTAAAGATTGCGCCAGGTCATACCGTGACTGGCTATGTGCTGTGACCATTCCCAGATGTACTGATACAGCTTCCGAATATTACGCCTTTCGAGAAAAAAATGATAACAGAAACGATTACCTCAATAACGAGATTCAGCCCATTGCCGATTATTACGAGATGCTGCCCTGCATTGATATGTGCTACGCGGTTGCGCGAGATTGCCCCAGTGATTTCATGTTCGCATGCCCATCTGTAAACGACAAGATAGATGCGAAATTTCGAAGCTACAACTCGCTTGACCTTGACGACCTCTTGCAGGCCGTTCAGACCTGCAATTTTATCGGTAATGCTACTGAACTATTTAGAGAACTCTTCCCCTAG
- the PUS4 gene encoding pseudouridine synthase PUS4 (ancestral locus Anc_3.67), whose translation MNGIFAIDKPSGISSNQFMMKLQHALTNSHVFSKEIQRATAERIKQYQEQTGKKASKRKLRKVSKVKMGHGGTLDPLASGVLVIGIGTGTKKLSEYLSGTVKEYETEALFGTSTTSGDVEGEILSQNSVKQLDFNELKTVEEKFKGALKQTPPIFAALKMDGKPLYEYAREGKPLPRAIEPRQVTVYDLKILPDSLSRSHSYPLLRPISGQTREMVQRLNNGLLNDPLYFSKEYCTKQDWENESVDIKARDLTEEESKQIEIQGDDYRAPLLHFKAKVSSGTYIRSLVNDIGKSMQSSSYMVKLIRLAQKDWSLEKQNVFKLEDFTERDEKVWSKVLQEVLEKGPKVNVIEALVQAEEEFKKEQKIMAQSAAQQAEQQDVGQTDEPVAPKTELGTRKRKLDE comes from the coding sequence ATGAACGGGATTTTTGCAATTGACAAACCTAGTGGGATCAGCTCCAACCAATTCatgatgaagctgcagcATGCACTCACCAACAGCCATGTATTTTCGAAAGAAATACAGAGAGCTACCGCAGAGAGGATCAAGCAGTATCAGGAACAAACAGGTAAGAAAGCCAGCAAGCGGAAACTCCGCAAAGTGTCCAAAGTGAAGATGGGTCATGGGGGAACGTTGGATCCGTTAGCTTCCGGCGTGTTGGTGATCGGAATCGGCACGGGAACGAAAAAGCTCAGCGAATATCTATCCGGGACGGTTAAAGAGTACGAAACGGAGGCCCTGTTTGGGACTTCGACCACTTCAGGCGATGTGGAGGGCGAGATTTTATCGCAGAACTCGgtgaagcagctggatTTCAATGAACTGAAAACAGTGGaggagaagttcaaggGAGCGCTTAAACAGACTCCGCCTATATTTGCGGCACTTAAAATGGACGGTAAACCGCTGTATGAGTACGCCAGAGAGGGTAAGCCTCTTCCTCGTGCGATTGAGCCAAGGCAAGTGACCGTGTATGATCTCAAAATACTGCCTGATTCGCTCTCTAGGAGTCACAGCTACCCGCTGTTAAGGCCCATCAGCGGGCAAACCAGGGAGATGGTCCAGCGTTTGAACAATGGCCTGTTGAATGATCCGCTGTACTTCTCAAAAGAATATTGCACGAAGCAGGACTGGGAGAACGAAAGTGTGGATATCAAGGCAAGGGACCTAACGGAGGAGGAGTCGAAGCAGATTGAAATTCAAGGGGACGATTATCGGGCGCCTCTGCTGCATTTTAAGGCAAAAGTCTCGTCAGGTACATACATACGTTCCCTTGTGAACGACATCGGTAAAAGCATGCAAAGCTCTTCCTACATGGTCAAGCTGATTCGATTGGCTCAAAAGGATTGGTCCTTAGAAAAGCAGAACGTTTTCAAATTAGAGGATTTCACTGAACGGGATGAAAAGGTTTGGAGTAAAGTATTACAGGAGGTTCTAGAAAAAGGTCCCAAAGTAAATGTTATTGAAGCGCTTGTGCAAGCAGAGGAGGAATTCAAAAAAGAGCAGAAAATCATGGCCCAATCGGCGGCTCAGCAGGCAGAACAGCAAGACGTTGGACAGACTGACGAACCTGTGGCTCCAAAGACCGAGCTAGGTACTAGAAAGAGAAAACTAGACGAGTAA
- the SHR5 gene encoding Shr5p (ancestral locus Anc_3.66), translated as MDNVLNCPAKASVSPSNSSVDETAANSGATAPVQGPLFFNYHEFAESFYIDIRSDGQFHEHDEEHCIYMTHFPNVYVPQESEEFKTTRIVRIPRRFDTTLETLCFSTCLPGREPAAFTEPEEGQRFVARGIYDNGQLFGCSSVSPLSQYLSQCDFERIMAPINKILSEATATFSWYNILDLILDIFTLGCWHFISKYVVADPLLRLESHVAEVNELPLLKNNNVKIISPRRSGYLSVCCKTYSIEMIDYTNFH; from the coding sequence ATGGATAATGTCCTGAACTGCCCGGCTAAAGCTTCCGTATCGCCAAGCAACTCCTCAGTGGATGAGACCGCAGCCAATTCTGGTGCCACTGCACCGGTTCAGGGTCcactcttcttcaactatCACGAATTTGCAGAGAGCTTCTACATAGACATTCGGTCAGACGGGCAATTCCATGAACATGACGAAGAACATTGCATCTACATGACTCACTTCCCCAATGTCTACGTGCCGCAGGAGTctgaagagttcaaaacCACACGAATCGTCCGAATACCGAGAAGGTTTGACACCACTCTGGAGACCCTTTGCTTTAGTACTTGTCTCCCGGGTAGGGAGCCTGCAGCATTCACGGAGCCGGAGGAAGGCCAACGGTTCGTGGCCCGCGGGATCTACGATAATGGCCAGCTCTTTGGCTGTTCTTCGGTGAGTCCCCTGTCCCAGTACCTCAGCCAGTGTGACTTCGAGCGGATTATGGCGCCGATTAACAAGATACTAAGCGAAGCAACCGCGACGTTCTCCTGGTACAATATACTTGACCTCATACTGGACATCTTTACGCTTGGCTGCTGGCACTTCATTTCGAAGTACGTTGTGGCCGATCCGCTTCTCAGGCTGGAAAGCCACGTCGCCGAGGTGAATGAACTACCATTACTCAAGAATAACAACGTCAAGATAATATCGCCGAGACGATCAGGGTACCTTTCAGTATGTTGCAAGACGTATTCTATCGAGATGATCGATTATACTAACTTTCACTAG
- the MDY2 gene encoding Mdy2p (ancestral locus Anc_3.65), whose translation MSSPELDFVSRFLTLATLSSPALPADYKLPLQQVSNQGIALPPLKYKYDPRRSRNGASGGEARNSSLTLTLKSVRAPKFSVECQFTCKDTVLQVKQRLVEEGKAQGTEDLKLLLKGKVLHDSELLSSLTSDAATINVMISKTAQTATSPPPAHPGLTSETPASGMPWNEIENVLSSRFPDSKEAQKALDRLKRGWELAK comes from the coding sequence ATGTCGTCGCCTGAACTAGACTTTGTATCAAGATTCCTCACCTTAGCTACCCTTTCGAGCCCTGCGCTGCCTGCCGACTACAAACTACCGCTGCAACAGGTGTCTAATCAGGGGATTGCTCTTCCACCGCTCAAGTACAAGTATGACCCTAGGAGATCGAGAAATGGTGCTTCAGGGGGAGAAGCCAGAAACTCGTCGCTGactttgactttgaagagcGTTAGGGCACCGAAATTCTCTGTAGAATGCCAGTTCACCTGCAAGGATACCGTATTGCAAGTTAAACAAAGacttgttgaagaaggtaAGGCCCAAGGAACCGAGGACTTGAAGTTACTGCTGAAAGGTAAAGTGTTGCATGATAGTGAGCTTCTTTCCAGTCTAACATCCGACGCGGCAACTATCAATGTCATGATATCTAAGACAGCTCAGACAGCCACTTCGCCACCACCGGCACATCCAGGACTGACTTCCGAGACCCCTGCAAGCGGGATGCCATGGAACGAGATAGAGAATGTTCTCAGCTCGAGATTTCCCGACTCTAAAGAGGCGCAAAAAGCACTTGATAGACTAAAGAGAGGTTGGGAGTTGGCCAAATAA
- the MSB3 gene encoding Rab GTPase-activating protein MSB3 (ancestral locus Anc_3.64), with protein sequence MDSQPAQLTINHDGATTDDRSQRNRGIGLPRKSPSTPEVRGSFDNMRRIDAVPLPKHELTRNVSSTLDGSSVDNAEASLSVIDIYGDEVESRRTNDLEAQESNGVSNGGSGTSLAVFSRSRSNGTEEQSFDRYGFKKQSNFISEKEYNEWWQDYSQYCVRRKHKWKLFMEKSGLPLDNDSPYRFPSRSEKLRRYVRKGIPAEWRGNAWWHFARGQEKLNKNRGLYDRLLSQMNEKGKKKAITDLDVIERDLHRTFPDNIHFQREKFQDDEPTMIRALRRVLVAFSWYNPKIGYCQSMNFLAGLLLLFLDEERAFWMLVIITSRYLPGVHNVNLEGVNIDQGVLMLCVKEYLPEFWRFIVPFPNQPGSLSYSQNPSLGKNEFLYKLPPITLCTASWFMGCFVGVLPIESTLRVWDCLFYEESHFLFKTSLAIMKLSEQELSKGKPLRALRQYSMSNGNENSREIQSSQDEAEMEIFQIVQTFPKRLLNPNDIFDKIIFKKRIPLNKLDQNEIDRCRKYVAAQRQKYKNFHEIMGNDRTNSGNSLSGTADLANNRNFEMNVEDNGLRIRSSDLDSDKTASELINSALSSEVYGFKRGLSGVHWNNSIKEKVRQMRKKKVISDEQLKSSN encoded by the coding sequence ATGGACTCCCAACCTGCCCAACTGACAATAAATCATGATGGAGCCACAACTGACGATCGTAGCCAGAGAAACAGGGGAATTGGACTGCCTAGGAAGTCTCCGTCGACGCCTGAGGTGCGTGGATCGTTCGATAATATGCGGAGAATCGATGCTGTACCGCTGCCGAAGCACGAGTTAACGCGCAATGTTTCATCCACTCTCGATGGTTCGTCGGTGGACAATGCGGAGGCAAGCCTTAGCGTAATCGACATCTACGGTGATGAGGTGGAATCTCGCCGAACAAATGATCTGGAAGCTCAGGAGTCCAACGGTGTCTCCAACGGTGGAAGTGGTACTTCTCTGGCGGTATTTTCccgcagcagaagcaaTGGCACAGAGGAGCAGAGCTTTGACAGATACGGGTTTAAGAAACAGAGCAATTTCATAAGCGAGAAGGAATACAACGAATGGTGGCAAGACTACTCTCAGTATTGCGTACGTCGGAAGCATAAGTGGAAGCTATTCATGGAGAAAAGCGGACTTCCTCTGGACAACGACTCGCCTTATAGATTTCCCTCCCGCAGTGAAAAGTTGAGAAGATACGTGAGGAAGGGTATTCCTGCAGAATGGAGAGGTAACGCATGGTGGCACTTTGCCCGTGGCCAGGAGAAGTTGAATAAGAACAGGGGCTTGTATGACCGATTACTGTCGCAAATGAACGagaagggcaagaagaaggctatCACGGATCTGGATGTCATTGAGCGCGACCTGCACAGAACTTTTCCAGACAATATTCATTTTCAGCGGGAGAAGTTCCAGGACGACGAGCCAACCATGATACGGGCGCTGAGGAGAGTGCTAGTGGCCTTTTCTTGGTATAATCCGAAAATTGGTTACTGCCAATCAATGAATTTCCTCGCTGGgcttctgcttctcttcttggatgaGGAGAGGGCTTTTTGGATGTTGGTAATTATTACTTCCAGATATCTGCCTGGCGTCCACAACGTGAACTTGGAAGGTGTCAATATCGATCAAGGTGTCCTGATGCTATGCGTTAAAGAGTACCTGCCTGAGTTTTGGCGCTTCATCGTCCCATTCCCCAACCAACCCGGTTCTCTCTCCTATAGCCAAAACCCTTCACTCGGAAAGAATGAGTTTCTGTACAAGCTTCCGCCTATCACACTCTGCACAGCCAGTTGGTTTATGGGCTGCTTTGTTGGTGTTCTGCCAATAGAAAGTACCCTGCGAGTGTGGGATTGTCTGTTCTATGAGGAGTCTCATTTTCTGTTCAAGACATCGCTGGCTATCATGAAGCTGAGCGAGCAAGAACTGTCGAAAGGCAAACCACTTAGGGCTCTGAGGCAGTATTCGATGTCCAACGGCAACGAAAATAGCAGGGAGATACAATCCAGTCAGGATGAGGCTGAAATggaaatttttcagataGTTCAAACGTTTCCGAAGCGGCTACTCAATCCTAATGATATATTTGACAAGattatcttcaagaagcgGATACCACTGAATAAACTGGATCAGAATGAAATCGATCGATGTCGTAAGTACGTGGCTGCCCAAAGGCAGAAGTATAAGAACTTTCATGAAATCATGGGCAATGACCGCACAAATAGTGGCAATAGTCTCTCAGGAACCGCAGATCTAGCAAATAATAGAAATTTCGAAATGAATGTCGAAGATAATGGACTGAGAATCAGGTCATCAGATCTCGACAGCGATAAGACCGCCAGCGAGTTGATCAACAGCGCCCTTTCCTCCGAGGTCTACGGGTTCAAGAGAGGGTTGAGCGGAGTTCATTGGAATAATAGCATAAAGGAAAAGGTTAGACagatgagaaagaaaaaggtCATCAGCGATGAACAACTGAAATCGAGCAATTGA
- the RIM21 gene encoding Rim21p (ancestral locus Anc_3.63) produces MAGYNPWRIVPEEVYDSCKRQYLGNGLLIGGVLPLSFAEGVQFQDFCEDGAPVYNAAKIKSPYLHYSALKVQDWKSYTSESSIEDLNGSFAYGIYPVILCFTANFVITVFLTLLTFINIKGKRYRHAARLLKAGSMISSVNIVVFVTRALKQLSKEHEVYGVTTTAGIMELFTTNFVFSILDVISVFLLQLCQVMIVIRLFHRNSEKRMVFFLGVLLVLIANVLWGVAHLAGPNHENDEHWEIMSPFVYLFRIAVAASYASIIISYGIKKRRFCFASAQMAILTALTALVLLLQPALFLADVSNVWLSGVGELFNSTCYVGSTSIVWEWLGRLDASGRREEARSILGRPIYVDDQQDYHIAKYALRIQHALTQKSFENSDDGSGIDMEQMSNSSPQLDAASRSNQITSSGGTAVGSGSIEQESVCQVRFKQKQPFRDAARHKISTACERMLYFADQVMLKSLGTLSLSSKSTDSFSRGEEMVKKRIGLDRPNQVYVYTTKDVHFESDEDI; encoded by the coding sequence ATGGCTGGCTACAATCCATGGAGGATCGTTCCGGAGGAGGTTTACGACAGTTGTAAGAGACAGTACTTGGGGAATGGACTACTGATAGGAGGAGTATTGCCGCTTTCATTTGCGGAGGGAGTGCAGTTTCAGGACTTCTGTGAAGACGGGGCTCCAGTGTACAATGCAgcaaagatcaaatctCCATATTTGCATTACTCGGCTTTGAAAGTGCAAGATTGGAAGTCGTACACGTCGGAGAGTTCCATCGAGGACCTGAATGGATCGTTTGCGTATGGGATATATCCAGTGATTCTGTGTTTTACAGCGAATTTTGTGATCACCGTTTTCTTGACGTTGCTAACGTTTATCAACATCAAGGGCAAGCGGTATCGGCATGCCGCGCGATTGCTGAAAGCAGGCTCTATGATTTCGTCTGTGAACATTGTTGTATTTGTTACGAGGGcgctgaagcagctgagCAAGGAACATGAGGTCTACGGGGTGACCACAACGGCAGGAATTATGGAACTTTTCACGACCAACTTCGTCTTCTCCATCCTGGACGTGATATCGGTCTTCTTGCTTCAGCTGTGTCAGGTTATGATAGTGATTAGACTTTTCCATCGGAACTCGGAAAAGCGAATGGTGTTTTTCTTGGGCGTTCTGCTGGTCTTGATCGCCAACGTTCTGTGGGGGGTTGCACATCTGGCGGGCCCTAATCATGAGAATGACGAGCACTGGGAGATTATGTCACCGTTCGTTTACCTATTCCGCATTGCGGTCGCGGCGTCTTACGCTAGCATTATCATATCCTATGGCATCAAGAAACGGCGCTTCTGTTTTGCATCCGCTCAGATGGCCATCCTGACGGCACTGACCGCTCTGGTTCTGCTTTTACAACCGGCACTATTCCTTGCAGACGTGTCCAATGTGTGGTTGTCGGGAGTGGGTGAGCTTTTCAATTCGACCTGCTATGTTGGCTCAACTTCAATTGTCTGGGAGTGGCTGGGTCGGCTGGATGCAAGCGGGAGACGGGAAGAGGCCCGGAGTATACTGGGAAGGCCAATTTACGTTGATGATCAACAAGATTACCACATTGCCAAGTATGCGCTCAGAATTCAACATGCACTCACACAAAAGTCTTTTGAGAATAGCGACGATGGTAGTGGCATAGACATGGAGCAGATGTCTAACTCATCACCACAGCTAGATGCAGCCAGCCGATCTAATCAGATAACCTCATCTGGCGGCACGGCCGTTGGCAGTGGTTCGATCGAGCAGGAGAGCGTTTGTCAGGTCAGGTTCAAGCAGAAACAACCTTTTAGAGATGCTGCGAGGCACAAGATCAGCACTGCATGTGAAAGAATGCTATATTTTGCTGATCAAGTAATGCTCAAGAGCTTAGGAACTTTGAGCTTAAGCTCTAAAAGTACTGATTCATTTAGCAGAGGGGAGGAAATGGTCAAAAAGAGAATAGGACTCGATAGACCAAATCAAGTATACGTCTACACCACGAAAGATGTACATTTTGAGTCTGATGAGGATATCTAG